The Streptococcus mitis region AGGAAATAAAAATGTTGCAATCCCTAACCCATCTAAAGATAGAAGATAAAAGGGAAGACCAAGGACTATTTGTAATAGTAGTGTATAAGCACCAAAAATGTATAATTCCTTTGCTTTTATTTGATCTTTACAAATTAAATGGTAACTGTGACTAATAATTAAAAAATATAATATAAAATCTACTACTAAGAAAAAATCCATTCTGACACCCCTTTATATTCTTCTTAAGAAATGAAAGAAATTATTATTTGATTTCCTCATCTCCCCACCTTGAATTTTTTGCAAGTCTTTTTCCTTCAAGGCTACAAACTGTTCCAATTTAACTGTGTTTTTCATAATAAAATCTCCTCAATGTTTTTTTCTTGTAAGCTAACTTACAAAAA contains the following coding sequences:
- the comC gene encoding competence-stimulating peptide ComC; its protein translation is MKNTVKLEQFVALKEKDLQKIQGGEMRKSNNNFFHFLRRI